One region of Zerene cesonia ecotype Mississippi chromosome 15, Zerene_cesonia_1.1, whole genome shotgun sequence genomic DNA includes:
- the LOC119832212 gene encoding G protein-activated inward rectifier potassium channel 3 isoform X5, which yields MFGRMSGLKRCISQVSMFLMTGKPINSSESAWKEELKKYRQARYAARRVRKRVIFKHGDCNVVQWNVAKRRRRYLQDIFTTLVDAQWRWTLLVFALSFILSWLLFALIWWLIIFTHGDLNPPTNSSEPLVPCLNNVNSFTGCFLFSVETQHTIGYGSRTTNEECPEAIFVMCLQSIVGVFIQAFMVGTVFAKLSRPKKRAQTLLYSRNAVICLREGQLCLMFRVGDMRKSHIVEAHIRAQIIRRKITREGELLPFYQQELKVGADGEEDRLMFIWPMTIVHKINEKSPLYNLSASDMLRERFEIVVMLEGVIESTGMTTQARSSFLPSEILWGHRFETMVSFRKDTGEYEVDYTRFNNTYEVDTPLCSAKQLDELRATVSTSQKLDRMLGTIPKSFSNDTLDMSSVDSMSLDEHIEIKIPEARARENRLMAQNNFVQHVNEKKNSSHTHLAVENGHEALPKINSAIAIDKTERDGHMHRSHSHASMKRMHGLAPNGIGHMANGHDHRAEHNKIKKSPSEHQMESVIPILVTSPEPA from the exons ATGTTTGGTAGAATGTCGGGACTTAAGCGATGCATAAGCCAAGTATCTATGTTTCTTATGACTGGTAAACCTATCAATTCTTCAGAATCAGCTTGGAAGGaggaattaaaaaa ATATCGCCAAGCCCGATACGCAGCGAGACGTGTGCGAAAGCGAGTTATTTTCAAGCACGGAGACTGCAATGTGGTCCAATGGAACGTGGCTAAGCGCAGGCGCCGATACCTTCAGGACATCTTCACGACCCTCGTGGACGCGCAGTGGCGTTGGACGTTACTCGTGTTCGCTCTCTCCTTCATCCTTTCCTGGCTCTTATTCGCTCTAATCTGGTGGCTCATTATCTTCACACACGGCGATCTGAACCCCCCTACAAATTCCAGTGAACCACTAGTCCCATGCCTCAATAATGTAAATTCCTTCACTGGTTGTTTCCTCTTCTCTGTTGAAACTCAACACACCATCGGTTATGGCTCAAGAACGACAAATGAAGAATGCCCTGAAGCGATTTTCGTAATGTGCCTTCAAAGTATTGTCGGCGTTTTCATTCAAGCATTCATG GTTGGAACCGTATTCGCCAAGCTCTCTAGACCAAAAAAACGTGCCCAAACATTATTGTACTCCCGAAACGCTGTCATTTGCTTACGTGAGGGCCAACTGTGCCTGATGTTCCGTGTCGGAGACATGAGAAAGTCCCATATCGTTGAAGCACATATAAGAGCGCAAATTATTCGCCGCAAG ATCACCAGAGAGGGAGAGTTATTGCCATTTTACCAACAAGAGCTGAAGGTGGGAGCTGATGGAGAAGAAGACAGACTGATGTTCATTTGGCCCATGACTATTGTCCATAAAATTAATGAGAAGTCGCCGCTTTACAACCTTTCTGCCTCAGATATGTTAAGGGAGAGATTTGAGATTGTTGTTATGCTTG AGGGTGTGATTGAGTCAACCGGTATGACGACTCAAGCGAGAAGTAGCTTTTTACCGTCAGAGATTCTGTGGGGACACCGATTTGAAACTATGGTATCTTTCCGAAAAGATACTGGAGAATATGAG GTGGACTACACACGTTTTAACAACACATACGAAGTGGACACGCCTCTCTGTTCCGCGAAACAACTCGACGAGCTCCGAGCCACCGTCTCCACTTCCCAGAAATTag ATCGCATGCTCGGCACCATTCCAAAGTCTTTCTCTAACGATACATTAGACATGAGCTCAGTCGATTCCATGTCCCTGGACGAGCACATAGAGATAAAGATACCTGAAGCGCGCGCGAGAGAGAACAGGCTAATGGCGCAGAACAACTTCGTGCAGCACGTCAACGAGAAGAAGAACTCCAGTCACACGCACTTGGCGGTCGAGAACGGCCACGAAGCTCTCCCGAAGATCAACTCGGCTATCGCGATAGATAAGACAGAGCGAGACGGACATATGCACAGGAGCCACAGCCACGCGAGCATGAAGAGGATGCACGGTCTCGCGCCGAACGGCATCGGCCATATGGCGAACGGCCATGATCATAGAGCGgaacacaataaaatcaaaaa GTCACCAAGCGAGCATCAGATGGAGTCGGTGATCCCGATCCTGGTGACGTCACCGGAGCCCGCCTGA
- the LOC119832212 gene encoding ATP-sensitive inward rectifier potassium channel 11 isoform X3, producing MSDKTSSSVGPRSFETISEEDGESPWEKLLGDVKAAVPTIITTNASNGTMSPSAGDASPPRMDVESNKLTRSKSLNQRRNSSGLLSTIPRQLRLSLRGVRSEPSSVKDVPTTRNESALNLLLKYRQARYAARRVRKRVIFKHGDCNVVQWNVAKRRRRYLQDIFTTLVDAQWRWTLLVFALSFILSWLLFALIWWLIIFTHGDLNPPTNSSEPLVPCLNNVNSFTGCFLFSVETQHTIGYGSRTTNEECPEAIFVMCLQSIVGVFIQAFMVGLIFAKLARAKKRNTTLLFSRNAVICLRDGEFCLLFRVGDIRKSHILEAHVRAQIIRKKITREGELLPFYQQELKVGADGEEDRLMFIWPMTIVHKINEKSPLYNLSASDMLRERFEIVVMLEGVIESTGMTTQARSSFLPSEILWGHRFETMVSFRKDTGEYEVDYTRFNNTYEVDTPLCSAKQLDELRATVSTSQKLDRMLGTIPKSFSNDTLDMSSVDSMSLDEHIEIKIPEARARENRLMAQNNFVQHVNEKKNSSHTHLAVENGHEALPKINSAIAIDKTERDGHMHRSHSHASMKRMHGLAPNGIGHMANGHDHRAEHNKIKKSPSEHQMESVIPILVTSPEPA from the exons ATGTCCGATAAAACGTCATCGTCCGTCGGCCCGAGGAGTTTCGAGACGATTTCTGAGGAGGACGGTGAATCGCCGTGGGAGAAACTGTTGGGTGATGTGAAGGCTGCTGTCCCTACAATTATAACGACGAACGCGTCGAACGGGACGATGTCCCCGAGCGCCGGGGACGCGTCTCCGCCGCGCATGGACGTCGAGTCCAACAAGCTGACGCGCTCTAAGAGCCTCAACCAGCGCAGGAACAGCAGCGGCCTCCTCAGCACCATCCCGCGGCAGCTTAGGCTGTCCCTTCGCGGTGTTCGCAGCGAACCTTCCAGTGTTAAGGATGTACCCACTACCAGAAATGAGAGTGCCCTAAACCTTCTTCTtaa ATATCGCCAAGCCCGATACGCAGCGAGACGTGTGCGAAAGCGAGTTATTTTCAAGCACGGAGACTGCAATGTGGTCCAATGGAACGTGGCTAAGCGCAGGCGCCGATACCTTCAGGACATCTTCACGACCCTCGTGGACGCGCAGTGGCGTTGGACGTTACTCGTGTTCGCTCTCTCCTTCATCCTTTCCTGGCTCTTATTCGCTCTAATCTGGTGGCTCATTATCTTCACACACGGCGATCTGAACCCCCCTACAAATTCCAGTGAACCACTAGTCCCATGCCTCAATAATGTAAATTCCTTCACTGGTTGTTTCCTCTTCTCTGTTGAAACTCAACACACCATCGGTTATGGCTCAAGAACGACAAATGAAGAATGCCCTGAAGCGATTTTCGTAATGTGCCTTCAAAGTATTGTCGGCGTTTTCATTCAAGCATTCATG GTGGGTCTAATATTCGCGAAGCTGGCTCGGGCCAAAAAACGTAATACAACTCTGCTGTTCTCGAGGAACGCGGTTATTTGTCTGAGAGACGGCGAATTTTGCCTTCTGTTTCGAGTTGGCGACATCAGAAAATCGCACATCTTGGAAGCGCACGTTCGAGCTCAGATTATTAGAAAAAAG ATCACCAGAGAGGGAGAGTTATTGCCATTTTACCAACAAGAGCTGAAGGTGGGAGCTGATGGAGAAGAAGACAGACTGATGTTCATTTGGCCCATGACTATTGTCCATAAAATTAATGAGAAGTCGCCGCTTTACAACCTTTCTGCCTCAGATATGTTAAGGGAGAGATTTGAGATTGTTGTTATGCTTG AGGGTGTGATTGAGTCAACCGGTATGACGACTCAAGCGAGAAGTAGCTTTTTACCGTCAGAGATTCTGTGGGGACACCGATTTGAAACTATGGTATCTTTCCGAAAAGATACTGGAGAATATGAG GTGGACTACACACGTTTTAACAACACATACGAAGTGGACACGCCTCTCTGTTCCGCGAAACAACTCGACGAGCTCCGAGCCACCGTCTCCACTTCCCAGAAATTag ATCGCATGCTCGGCACCATTCCAAAGTCTTTCTCTAACGATACATTAGACATGAGCTCAGTCGATTCCATGTCCCTGGACGAGCACATAGAGATAAAGATACCTGAAGCGCGCGCGAGAGAGAACAGGCTAATGGCGCAGAACAACTTCGTGCAGCACGTCAACGAGAAGAAGAACTCCAGTCACACGCACTTGGCGGTCGAGAACGGCCACGAAGCTCTCCCGAAGATCAACTCGGCTATCGCGATAGATAAGACAGAGCGAGACGGACATATGCACAGGAGCCACAGCCACGCGAGCATGAAGAGGATGCACGGTCTCGCGCCGAACGGCATCGGCCATATGGCGAACGGCCATGATCATAGAGCGgaacacaataaaatcaaaaa GTCACCAAGCGAGCATCAGATGGAGTCGGTGATCCCGATCCTGGTGACGTCACCGGAGCCCGCCTGA
- the LOC119832212 gene encoding ATP-sensitive inward rectifier potassium channel 12 isoform X1, translating to MSDKTSSSVGPRSFETISEEDGESPWEKLLGDVKAAVPTIITTNASNGTMSPSAGDASPPRMDVESNKLTRSKSLNQRRNSSGLLSTIPRQLRLSLRGVRSEPSSVKDVPTTRNESALNLLLKYRQARYAARRVRKRVIFKHGDCNVVQWNVAKRRRRYLQDIFTTLVDAQWRWTLLVFALSFILSWLLFALIWWLIIFTHGDLNPPTNSSEPLVPCLNNVNSFTGCFLFSVETQHTIGYGSRTTNEECPEAIFVMCLQSIVGVFIQAFMVGTVFAKLSRPKKRAQTLLYSRNAVICLREGQLCLMFRVGDMRKSHIVEAHIRAQIIRRKVGLIFAKLARAKKRNTTLLFSRNAVICLRDGEFCLLFRVGDIRKSHILEAHVRAQIIRKKITREGELLPFYQQELKVGADGEEDRLMFIWPMTIVHKINEKSPLYNLSASDMLRERFEIVVMLEGVIESTGMTTQARSSFLPSEILWGHRFETMVSFRKDTGEYEVDYTRFNNTYEVDTPLCSAKQLDELRATVSTSQKLDRMLGTIPKSFSNDTLDMSSVDSMSLDEHIEIKIPEARARENRLMAQNNFVQHVNEKKNSSHTHLAVENGHEALPKINSAIAIDKTERDGHMHRSHSHASMKRMHGLAPNGIGHMANGHDHRAEHNKIKKSPSEHQMESVIPILVTSPEPA from the exons ATGTCCGATAAAACGTCATCGTCCGTCGGCCCGAGGAGTTTCGAGACGATTTCTGAGGAGGACGGTGAATCGCCGTGGGAGAAACTGTTGGGTGATGTGAAGGCTGCTGTCCCTACAATTATAACGACGAACGCGTCGAACGGGACGATGTCCCCGAGCGCCGGGGACGCGTCTCCGCCGCGCATGGACGTCGAGTCCAACAAGCTGACGCGCTCTAAGAGCCTCAACCAGCGCAGGAACAGCAGCGGCCTCCTCAGCACCATCCCGCGGCAGCTTAGGCTGTCCCTTCGCGGTGTTCGCAGCGAACCTTCCAGTGTTAAGGATGTACCCACTACCAGAAATGAGAGTGCCCTAAACCTTCTTCTtaa ATATCGCCAAGCCCGATACGCAGCGAGACGTGTGCGAAAGCGAGTTATTTTCAAGCACGGAGACTGCAATGTGGTCCAATGGAACGTGGCTAAGCGCAGGCGCCGATACCTTCAGGACATCTTCACGACCCTCGTGGACGCGCAGTGGCGTTGGACGTTACTCGTGTTCGCTCTCTCCTTCATCCTTTCCTGGCTCTTATTCGCTCTAATCTGGTGGCTCATTATCTTCACACACGGCGATCTGAACCCCCCTACAAATTCCAGTGAACCACTAGTCCCATGCCTCAATAATGTAAATTCCTTCACTGGTTGTTTCCTCTTCTCTGTTGAAACTCAACACACCATCGGTTATGGCTCAAGAACGACAAATGAAGAATGCCCTGAAGCGATTTTCGTAATGTGCCTTCAAAGTATTGTCGGCGTTTTCATTCAAGCATTCATG GTTGGAACCGTATTCGCCAAGCTCTCTAGACCAAAAAAACGTGCCCAAACATTATTGTACTCCCGAAACGCTGTCATTTGCTTACGTGAGGGCCAACTGTGCCTGATGTTCCGTGTCGGAGACATGAGAAAGTCCCATATCGTTGAAGCACATATAAGAGCGCAAATTATTCGCCGCAAG GTGGGTCTAATATTCGCGAAGCTGGCTCGGGCCAAAAAACGTAATACAACTCTGCTGTTCTCGAGGAACGCGGTTATTTGTCTGAGAGACGGCGAATTTTGCCTTCTGTTTCGAGTTGGCGACATCAGAAAATCGCACATCTTGGAAGCGCACGTTCGAGCTCAGATTATTAGAAAAAAG ATCACCAGAGAGGGAGAGTTATTGCCATTTTACCAACAAGAGCTGAAGGTGGGAGCTGATGGAGAAGAAGACAGACTGATGTTCATTTGGCCCATGACTATTGTCCATAAAATTAATGAGAAGTCGCCGCTTTACAACCTTTCTGCCTCAGATATGTTAAGGGAGAGATTTGAGATTGTTGTTATGCTTG AGGGTGTGATTGAGTCAACCGGTATGACGACTCAAGCGAGAAGTAGCTTTTTACCGTCAGAGATTCTGTGGGGACACCGATTTGAAACTATGGTATCTTTCCGAAAAGATACTGGAGAATATGAG GTGGACTACACACGTTTTAACAACACATACGAAGTGGACACGCCTCTCTGTTCCGCGAAACAACTCGACGAGCTCCGAGCCACCGTCTCCACTTCCCAGAAATTag ATCGCATGCTCGGCACCATTCCAAAGTCTTTCTCTAACGATACATTAGACATGAGCTCAGTCGATTCCATGTCCCTGGACGAGCACATAGAGATAAAGATACCTGAAGCGCGCGCGAGAGAGAACAGGCTAATGGCGCAGAACAACTTCGTGCAGCACGTCAACGAGAAGAAGAACTCCAGTCACACGCACTTGGCGGTCGAGAACGGCCACGAAGCTCTCCCGAAGATCAACTCGGCTATCGCGATAGATAAGACAGAGCGAGACGGACATATGCACAGGAGCCACAGCCACGCGAGCATGAAGAGGATGCACGGTCTCGCGCCGAACGGCATCGGCCATATGGCGAACGGCCATGATCATAGAGCGgaacacaataaaatcaaaaa GTCACCAAGCGAGCATCAGATGGAGTCGGTGATCCCGATCCTGGTGACGTCACCGGAGCCCGCCTGA
- the LOC119832212 gene encoding ATP-sensitive inward rectifier potassium channel 11 isoform X6, translating into MFGRMSGLKRCISQVSMFLMTGKPINSSESAWKEELKKYRQARYAARRVRKRVIFKHGDCNVVQWNVAKRRRRYLQDIFTTLVDAQWRWTLLVFALSFILSWLLFALIWWLIIFTHGDLNPPTNSSEPLVPCLNNVNSFTGCFLFSVETQHTIGYGSRTTNEECPEAIFVMCLQSIVGVFIQAFMVGLIFAKLARAKKRNTTLLFSRNAVICLRDGEFCLLFRVGDIRKSHILEAHVRAQIIRKKITREGELLPFYQQELKVGADGEEDRLMFIWPMTIVHKINEKSPLYNLSASDMLRERFEIVVMLEGVIESTGMTTQARSSFLPSEILWGHRFETMVSFRKDTGEYEVDYTRFNNTYEVDTPLCSAKQLDELRATVSTSQKLDRMLGTIPKSFSNDTLDMSSVDSMSLDEHIEIKIPEARARENRLMAQNNFVQHVNEKKNSSHTHLAVENGHEALPKINSAIAIDKTERDGHMHRSHSHASMKRMHGLAPNGIGHMANGHDHRAEHNKIKK; encoded by the exons ATGTTTGGTAGAATGTCGGGACTTAAGCGATGCATAAGCCAAGTATCTATGTTTCTTATGACTGGTAAACCTATCAATTCTTCAGAATCAGCTTGGAAGGaggaattaaaaaa ATATCGCCAAGCCCGATACGCAGCGAGACGTGTGCGAAAGCGAGTTATTTTCAAGCACGGAGACTGCAATGTGGTCCAATGGAACGTGGCTAAGCGCAGGCGCCGATACCTTCAGGACATCTTCACGACCCTCGTGGACGCGCAGTGGCGTTGGACGTTACTCGTGTTCGCTCTCTCCTTCATCCTTTCCTGGCTCTTATTCGCTCTAATCTGGTGGCTCATTATCTTCACACACGGCGATCTGAACCCCCCTACAAATTCCAGTGAACCACTAGTCCCATGCCTCAATAATGTAAATTCCTTCACTGGTTGTTTCCTCTTCTCTGTTGAAACTCAACACACCATCGGTTATGGCTCAAGAACGACAAATGAAGAATGCCCTGAAGCGATTTTCGTAATGTGCCTTCAAAGTATTGTCGGCGTTTTCATTCAAGCATTCATG GTGGGTCTAATATTCGCGAAGCTGGCTCGGGCCAAAAAACGTAATACAACTCTGCTGTTCTCGAGGAACGCGGTTATTTGTCTGAGAGACGGCGAATTTTGCCTTCTGTTTCGAGTTGGCGACATCAGAAAATCGCACATCTTGGAAGCGCACGTTCGAGCTCAGATTATTAGAAAAAAG ATCACCAGAGAGGGAGAGTTATTGCCATTTTACCAACAAGAGCTGAAGGTGGGAGCTGATGGAGAAGAAGACAGACTGATGTTCATTTGGCCCATGACTATTGTCCATAAAATTAATGAGAAGTCGCCGCTTTACAACCTTTCTGCCTCAGATATGTTAAGGGAGAGATTTGAGATTGTTGTTATGCTTG AGGGTGTGATTGAGTCAACCGGTATGACGACTCAAGCGAGAAGTAGCTTTTTACCGTCAGAGATTCTGTGGGGACACCGATTTGAAACTATGGTATCTTTCCGAAAAGATACTGGAGAATATGAG GTGGACTACACACGTTTTAACAACACATACGAAGTGGACACGCCTCTCTGTTCCGCGAAACAACTCGACGAGCTCCGAGCCACCGTCTCCACTTCCCAGAAATTag ATCGCATGCTCGGCACCATTCCAAAGTCTTTCTCTAACGATACATTAGACATGAGCTCAGTCGATTCCATGTCCCTGGACGAGCACATAGAGATAAAGATACCTGAAGCGCGCGCGAGAGAGAACAGGCTAATGGCGCAGAACAACTTCGTGCAGCACGTCAACGAGAAGAAGAACTCCAGTCACACGCACTTGGCGGTCGAGAACGGCCACGAAGCTCTCCCGAAGATCAACTCGGCTATCGCGATAGATAAGACAGAGCGAGACGGACATATGCACAGGAGCCACAGCCACGCGAGCATGAAGAGGATGCACGGTCTCGCGCCGAACGGCATCGGCCATATGGCGAACGGCCATGATCATAGAGCGgaacacaataaaatcaaaaagtaa
- the LOC119832212 gene encoding ATP-sensitive inward rectifier potassium channel 12 isoform X4, which produces MFGRMSGLKRCISQVSMFLMTGKPINSSESAWKEELKKYRQARYAARRVRKRVIFKHGDCNVVQWNVAKRRRRYLQDIFTTLVDAQWRWTLLVFALSFILSWLLFALIWWLIIFTHGDLNPPTNSSEPLVPCLNNVNSFTGCFLFSVETQHTIGYGSRTTNEECPEAIFVMCLQSIVGVFIQAFMVGTVFAKLSRPKKRAQTLLYSRNAVICLREGQLCLMFRVGDMRKSHIVEAHIRAQIIRRKVGLIFAKLARAKKRNTTLLFSRNAVICLRDGEFCLLFRVGDIRKSHILEAHVRAQIIRKKITREGELLPFYQQELKVGADGEEDRLMFIWPMTIVHKINEKSPLYNLSASDMLRERFEIVVMLEGVIESTGMTTQARSSFLPSEILWGHRFETMVSFRKDTGEYEVDYTRFNNTYEVDTPLCSAKQLDELRATVSTSQKLDRMLGTIPKSFSNDTLDMSSVDSMSLDEHIEIKIPEARARENRLMAQNNFVQHVNEKKNSSHTHLAVENGHEALPKINSAIAIDKTERDGHMHRSHSHASMKRMHGLAPNGIGHMANGHDHRAEHNKIKKSPSEHQMESVIPILVTSPEPA; this is translated from the exons ATGTTTGGTAGAATGTCGGGACTTAAGCGATGCATAAGCCAAGTATCTATGTTTCTTATGACTGGTAAACCTATCAATTCTTCAGAATCAGCTTGGAAGGaggaattaaaaaa ATATCGCCAAGCCCGATACGCAGCGAGACGTGTGCGAAAGCGAGTTATTTTCAAGCACGGAGACTGCAATGTGGTCCAATGGAACGTGGCTAAGCGCAGGCGCCGATACCTTCAGGACATCTTCACGACCCTCGTGGACGCGCAGTGGCGTTGGACGTTACTCGTGTTCGCTCTCTCCTTCATCCTTTCCTGGCTCTTATTCGCTCTAATCTGGTGGCTCATTATCTTCACACACGGCGATCTGAACCCCCCTACAAATTCCAGTGAACCACTAGTCCCATGCCTCAATAATGTAAATTCCTTCACTGGTTGTTTCCTCTTCTCTGTTGAAACTCAACACACCATCGGTTATGGCTCAAGAACGACAAATGAAGAATGCCCTGAAGCGATTTTCGTAATGTGCCTTCAAAGTATTGTCGGCGTTTTCATTCAAGCATTCATG GTTGGAACCGTATTCGCCAAGCTCTCTAGACCAAAAAAACGTGCCCAAACATTATTGTACTCCCGAAACGCTGTCATTTGCTTACGTGAGGGCCAACTGTGCCTGATGTTCCGTGTCGGAGACATGAGAAAGTCCCATATCGTTGAAGCACATATAAGAGCGCAAATTATTCGCCGCAAG GTGGGTCTAATATTCGCGAAGCTGGCTCGGGCCAAAAAACGTAATACAACTCTGCTGTTCTCGAGGAACGCGGTTATTTGTCTGAGAGACGGCGAATTTTGCCTTCTGTTTCGAGTTGGCGACATCAGAAAATCGCACATCTTGGAAGCGCACGTTCGAGCTCAGATTATTAGAAAAAAG ATCACCAGAGAGGGAGAGTTATTGCCATTTTACCAACAAGAGCTGAAGGTGGGAGCTGATGGAGAAGAAGACAGACTGATGTTCATTTGGCCCATGACTATTGTCCATAAAATTAATGAGAAGTCGCCGCTTTACAACCTTTCTGCCTCAGATATGTTAAGGGAGAGATTTGAGATTGTTGTTATGCTTG AGGGTGTGATTGAGTCAACCGGTATGACGACTCAAGCGAGAAGTAGCTTTTTACCGTCAGAGATTCTGTGGGGACACCGATTTGAAACTATGGTATCTTTCCGAAAAGATACTGGAGAATATGAG GTGGACTACACACGTTTTAACAACACATACGAAGTGGACACGCCTCTCTGTTCCGCGAAACAACTCGACGAGCTCCGAGCCACCGTCTCCACTTCCCAGAAATTag ATCGCATGCTCGGCACCATTCCAAAGTCTTTCTCTAACGATACATTAGACATGAGCTCAGTCGATTCCATGTCCCTGGACGAGCACATAGAGATAAAGATACCTGAAGCGCGCGCGAGAGAGAACAGGCTAATGGCGCAGAACAACTTCGTGCAGCACGTCAACGAGAAGAAGAACTCCAGTCACACGCACTTGGCGGTCGAGAACGGCCACGAAGCTCTCCCGAAGATCAACTCGGCTATCGCGATAGATAAGACAGAGCGAGACGGACATATGCACAGGAGCCACAGCCACGCGAGCATGAAGAGGATGCACGGTCTCGCGCCGAACGGCATCGGCCATATGGCGAACGGCCATGATCATAGAGCGgaacacaataaaatcaaaaa GTCACCAAGCGAGCATCAGATGGAGTCGGTGATCCCGATCCTGGTGACGTCACCGGAGCCCGCCTGA
- the LOC119832212 gene encoding G protein-activated inward rectifier potassium channel 3 isoform X2, which translates to MSDKTSSSVGPRSFETISEEDGESPWEKLLGDVKAAVPTIITTNASNGTMSPSAGDASPPRMDVESNKLTRSKSLNQRRNSSGLLSTIPRQLRLSLRGVRSEPSSVKDVPTTRNESALNLLLKYRQARYAARRVRKRVIFKHGDCNVVQWNVAKRRRRYLQDIFTTLVDAQWRWTLLVFALSFILSWLLFALIWWLIIFTHGDLNPPTNSSEPLVPCLNNVNSFTGCFLFSVETQHTIGYGSRTTNEECPEAIFVMCLQSIVGVFIQAFMVGTVFAKLSRPKKRAQTLLYSRNAVICLREGQLCLMFRVGDMRKSHIVEAHIRAQIIRRKITREGELLPFYQQELKVGADGEEDRLMFIWPMTIVHKINEKSPLYNLSASDMLRERFEIVVMLEGVIESTGMTTQARSSFLPSEILWGHRFETMVSFRKDTGEYEVDYTRFNNTYEVDTPLCSAKQLDELRATVSTSQKLDRMLGTIPKSFSNDTLDMSSVDSMSLDEHIEIKIPEARARENRLMAQNNFVQHVNEKKNSSHTHLAVENGHEALPKINSAIAIDKTERDGHMHRSHSHASMKRMHGLAPNGIGHMANGHDHRAEHNKIKKSPSEHQMESVIPILVTSPEPA; encoded by the exons ATGTCCGATAAAACGTCATCGTCCGTCGGCCCGAGGAGTTTCGAGACGATTTCTGAGGAGGACGGTGAATCGCCGTGGGAGAAACTGTTGGGTGATGTGAAGGCTGCTGTCCCTACAATTATAACGACGAACGCGTCGAACGGGACGATGTCCCCGAGCGCCGGGGACGCGTCTCCGCCGCGCATGGACGTCGAGTCCAACAAGCTGACGCGCTCTAAGAGCCTCAACCAGCGCAGGAACAGCAGCGGCCTCCTCAGCACCATCCCGCGGCAGCTTAGGCTGTCCCTTCGCGGTGTTCGCAGCGAACCTTCCAGTGTTAAGGATGTACCCACTACCAGAAATGAGAGTGCCCTAAACCTTCTTCTtaa ATATCGCCAAGCCCGATACGCAGCGAGACGTGTGCGAAAGCGAGTTATTTTCAAGCACGGAGACTGCAATGTGGTCCAATGGAACGTGGCTAAGCGCAGGCGCCGATACCTTCAGGACATCTTCACGACCCTCGTGGACGCGCAGTGGCGTTGGACGTTACTCGTGTTCGCTCTCTCCTTCATCCTTTCCTGGCTCTTATTCGCTCTAATCTGGTGGCTCATTATCTTCACACACGGCGATCTGAACCCCCCTACAAATTCCAGTGAACCACTAGTCCCATGCCTCAATAATGTAAATTCCTTCACTGGTTGTTTCCTCTTCTCTGTTGAAACTCAACACACCATCGGTTATGGCTCAAGAACGACAAATGAAGAATGCCCTGAAGCGATTTTCGTAATGTGCCTTCAAAGTATTGTCGGCGTTTTCATTCAAGCATTCATG GTTGGAACCGTATTCGCCAAGCTCTCTAGACCAAAAAAACGTGCCCAAACATTATTGTACTCCCGAAACGCTGTCATTTGCTTACGTGAGGGCCAACTGTGCCTGATGTTCCGTGTCGGAGACATGAGAAAGTCCCATATCGTTGAAGCACATATAAGAGCGCAAATTATTCGCCGCAAG ATCACCAGAGAGGGAGAGTTATTGCCATTTTACCAACAAGAGCTGAAGGTGGGAGCTGATGGAGAAGAAGACAGACTGATGTTCATTTGGCCCATGACTATTGTCCATAAAATTAATGAGAAGTCGCCGCTTTACAACCTTTCTGCCTCAGATATGTTAAGGGAGAGATTTGAGATTGTTGTTATGCTTG AGGGTGTGATTGAGTCAACCGGTATGACGACTCAAGCGAGAAGTAGCTTTTTACCGTCAGAGATTCTGTGGGGACACCGATTTGAAACTATGGTATCTTTCCGAAAAGATACTGGAGAATATGAG GTGGACTACACACGTTTTAACAACACATACGAAGTGGACACGCCTCTCTGTTCCGCGAAACAACTCGACGAGCTCCGAGCCACCGTCTCCACTTCCCAGAAATTag ATCGCATGCTCGGCACCATTCCAAAGTCTTTCTCTAACGATACATTAGACATGAGCTCAGTCGATTCCATGTCCCTGGACGAGCACATAGAGATAAAGATACCTGAAGCGCGCGCGAGAGAGAACAGGCTAATGGCGCAGAACAACTTCGTGCAGCACGTCAACGAGAAGAAGAACTCCAGTCACACGCACTTGGCGGTCGAGAACGGCCACGAAGCTCTCCCGAAGATCAACTCGGCTATCGCGATAGATAAGACAGAGCGAGACGGACATATGCACAGGAGCCACAGCCACGCGAGCATGAAGAGGATGCACGGTCTCGCGCCGAACGGCATCGGCCATATGGCGAACGGCCATGATCATAGAGCGgaacacaataaaatcaaaaa GTCACCAAGCGAGCATCAGATGGAGTCGGTGATCCCGATCCTGGTGACGTCACCGGAGCCCGCCTGA